From the Pseudoalteromonas tunicata genome, one window contains:
- the ssb gene encoding single-stranded DNA-binding protein codes for MARGVNKVILVGNLGQDPEVRYMPNGSAVANVSLATAESYKDKNTGQMVDKTEWHRVVFFGKLAEIVGEYVRKGSQIYVEGKLQTRKWTDKDGQEKYTTEIVVDGFTGQMQMLGGRNENAQAGGYQPQAQQGGFAPQQQAAPQQQGGFAPQQQGGGYAQQQQAPQQGGYSPQQQAAPQQQGGFAPQQAAPQQQSNYGSQQGGFAPQQGGFAPKPQHAPQGGASNPMEPPIDFDDDIPF; via the coding sequence ATGGCACGTGGTGTAAATAAAGTCATCTTGGTAGGTAATTTAGGCCAAGATCCAGAAGTAAGATATATGCCCAATGGTAGTGCCGTTGCAAACGTTAGTTTAGCGACAGCTGAAAGCTATAAAGATAAAAATACTGGTCAAATGGTTGATAAAACTGAATGGCACCGAGTGGTATTTTTTGGCAAATTAGCTGAAATCGTTGGCGAATATGTGCGTAAAGGTTCACAAATTTATGTTGAAGGTAAGCTTCAGACGCGTAAATGGACTGACAAAGACGGGCAAGAAAAATACACCACTGAAATCGTAGTTGATGGTTTTACCGGCCAAATGCAAATGCTTGGTGGGCGCAATGAGAATGCTCAAGCGGGTGGTTACCAACCACAAGCTCAGCAAGGTGGTTTTGCACCACAACAACAAGCTGCGCCTCAGCAACAAGGTGGATTTGCTCCACAACAGCAAGGTGGTGGCTATGCTCAACAGCAGCAAGCTCCTCAGCAAGGTGGTTATTCACCACAGCAGCAAGCAGCACCGCAACAACAAGGTGGATTTGCACCACAACAAGCTGCGCCGCAACAGCAAAGTAATTATGGTTCTCAGCAAGGTGGATTTGCTCCGCAACAAGGTGGTTTTGCGCCTAAACCGCAGCATGCACCACAAGGTGGCGCATCAAATCCAATGGAACCGCCAATTGATTTTGATGATGATATTCCGTTCTAA
- a CDS encoding 1-aminocyclopropane-1-carboxylate deaminase/D-cysteine desulfhydrase — protein sequence MNIVLPESPLQKITHPLLSHHNISLTVKRDDLLHPIISGNKWRKLKYNLIHAQQNKINHLISFGGPFSNHIHALAAAGRIFGFKTSAYIRGPELDNQNPTLRFAKSCDMQLIAVDRITYRQKDDLGYLASLSAKHPNCLIIPEGGTNSAAILGVIELAQTLHQADVLVTPVGSAGTLAGLIEGAHTEQKIIGIAVLKQAEYLIEKMNQLSPKSNQYNNWQLMTQFHGGGYGKFNRELWHFCQSMQAYHLPLEPIYSGKMFFALFELIKQGYFQSGTKISAIHTGGLQGIAGLKYCGRI from the coding sequence ATGAACATTGTACTGCCAGAATCCCCACTACAAAAAATCACTCACCCGCTGCTATCACATCACAATATCAGCCTAACGGTGAAAAGAGATGATTTATTGCATCCAATTATTAGCGGCAATAAATGGCGAAAACTTAAATATAATTTAATTCACGCACAACAAAATAAAATAAATCACTTAATTAGTTTTGGCGGGCCTTTTTCGAATCATATTCATGCACTTGCGGCTGCTGGTCGAATTTTTGGCTTTAAAACTAGCGCCTATATTCGCGGCCCTGAACTTGACAACCAGAATCCAACGCTCCGATTTGCCAAATCATGCGACATGCAGCTCATTGCCGTTGATAGAATAACTTATCGTCAAAAAGATGACCTTGGGTATTTAGCAAGCCTTAGCGCTAAGCACCCAAATTGCCTGATTATTCCAGAAGGAGGAACAAACTCAGCAGCAATACTTGGGGTTATTGAACTTGCCCAAACACTGCACCAAGCCGATGTATTAGTAACACCAGTTGGCAGTGCGGGAACCTTAGCTGGTTTAATTGAGGGAGCACACACAGAACAAAAAATTATTGGCATTGCAGTACTAAAACAAGCCGAATATTTAATTGAAAAAATGAATCAATTAAGTCCAAAATCGAATCAATATAACAATTGGCAGTTAATGACTCAGTTTCATGGTGGCGGTTACGGTAAGTTTAACCGCGAACTTTGGCACTTTTGCCAATCAATGCAAGCTTATCACTTACCTTTAGAGCCCATTTACAGCGGCAAAATGTTTTTTGCCTTATTTGAACTCATTAAACAGGGGTACTTTCAATCAGGAACCAAAATCAGCGCAATTCATACTGGTGGATTACAAGGTATTGCCGGATTAAAATACTGCGGCAGAATTTAA
- a CDS encoding ExeA family protein gives MYLSFFSLQEMPFSLTPNTQFFCALQPHNEAMQVLLTALKMGEGFIKVTGEVGTGKTLLCRKLLNSLAGDVVVAYLPNPYLNPDELRWAFATELGLQLDPAIDQQTLSQKIEHQLLQLQTEHKSVVLIIDEAQSLSWDALEALRLFTNLETENRKLLQVVLFGQPELDQKLAHERVRQLRQRISFSYKLRAMTTAEVVYYIEHRLSIAGSNNPKLFDKNISLKVAKASRGIPRLVNLLCHKVLLQAFGAGETQLTAKHVAVAIADTEDCAKNNDILWWAVGTAVVLLSVFSLWLWRQVL, from the coding sequence ATGTATTTAAGCTTTTTTTCACTACAGGAAATGCCTTTTTCGCTGACGCCGAATACGCAATTTTTTTGCGCTCTACAGCCGCATAATGAAGCGATGCAAGTGCTGTTAACTGCATTAAAAATGGGGGAAGGTTTTATTAAGGTTACAGGTGAGGTTGGTACAGGCAAAACCTTGTTATGCCGCAAGCTGCTTAATAGTTTAGCGGGTGATGTGGTGGTGGCGTATTTACCTAATCCTTATTTAAATCCTGATGAATTGCGCTGGGCGTTTGCGACTGAACTCGGTTTGCAGCTCGATCCGGCAATTGATCAACAAACGTTAAGTCAGAAAATTGAGCACCAATTATTGCAATTACAGACCGAACATAAATCTGTGGTATTGATTATTGATGAAGCACAAAGCTTAAGCTGGGACGCACTCGAAGCCCTTCGCTTATTTACAAATTTAGAAACTGAAAATAGAAAGTTACTGCAAGTTGTTCTTTTTGGTCAGCCAGAATTAGATCAAAAATTAGCACATGAACGTGTACGGCAATTGCGTCAACGGATCAGTTTTTCTTATAAATTACGAGCAATGACAACCGCCGAAGTTGTTTATTACATTGAGCACCGCTTAAGTATTGCTGGGAGTAATAACCCCAAACTGTTTGATAAAAATATCTCACTGAAAGTAGCAAAGGCGAGTCGTGGCATACCACGTTTAGTTAATCTTTTGTGTCATAAAGTATTGTTGCAAGCTTTTGGGGCTGGAGAAACGCAATTGACAGCAAAACATGTTGCTGTCGCAATTGCCGATACTGAAGACTGTGCAAAAAATAACGACATCTTGTGGTGGGCAGTGGGAACTGCTGTGGTGCTTTTATCTGTATTTTCTTTATGGCTGTGGAGGCAAGTGCTATGA
- a CDS encoding MFS transporter has protein sequence MSSSSLNQLEKRTAVSLASVFSFRMLGLFMLMPVLAIYGQELEGFSPLWVGLAIGAYGLTQALLQIPMGWLSDKFGRKRVIVGGLIMFAIGSLVAALADSIYMMTLGRALQGMGAIASAVLALAADLSRDEQRPKVMAVIGMCIGLSFAFAMLLGPMIAASFGISGIFWLTTALALCGIVIVLTVVPTAVNRAPKGDTLAVFADIKKLIKDPQLARLDIGVMFLHLTLTAVFVVLPSKLIADGFLAQYHWKLYIPVLIFAFVLMVPIMIISIKKEKEKQAFIASIALLVASLLTLTLAANSVLGIGISMLGYFIAFNFLEATMPAMVSRMAPANQKGSAMGVFSSGQFFGAFLGGMIGGMIASIESGQAVFAAATLIGLIWLAIAWGMVVPPRSKLISLITDTETEQQAEDLAARLVELDGVLEATVVWEENRTYLKVNDKIFNLEQARQVVGLN, from the coding sequence TTGGCTATTTATGGTCAAGAACTTGAAGGTTTTTCGCCTTTATGGGTCGGACTGGCAATTGGCGCATACGGACTGACCCAAGCGTTATTACAAATTCCAATGGGGTGGCTGTCAGACAAATTTGGTCGCAAGCGAGTGATTGTTGGTGGATTAATTATGTTCGCCATAGGTTCGTTAGTTGCTGCATTAGCTGATTCAATTTACATGATGACTCTGGGTCGCGCATTACAAGGCATGGGAGCGATTGCCAGTGCAGTGCTGGCTTTGGCGGCTGATTTAAGCCGAGATGAGCAGCGGCCAAAAGTAATGGCTGTGATTGGCATGTGCATCGGACTCAGTTTTGCTTTTGCAATGTTGTTAGGGCCGATGATTGCAGCTAGCTTTGGCATTAGCGGTATTTTTTGGCTGACCACGGCACTTGCGTTATGTGGTATTGTGATTGTGCTGACTGTAGTGCCTACCGCAGTCAACCGAGCGCCAAAAGGCGATACGCTAGCGGTATTTGCCGATATAAAAAAATTAATAAAAGATCCTCAATTAGCTAGGCTCGATATTGGCGTGATGTTTTTACATCTAACACTCACCGCGGTGTTTGTGGTATTGCCAAGTAAGCTAATCGCTGATGGCTTTTTAGCGCAATATCATTGGAAACTTTATATCCCAGTGCTTATTTTTGCCTTTGTACTCATGGTGCCAATCATGATTATTTCTATAAAAAAAGAAAAAGAAAAACAGGCGTTTATAGCATCAATCGCTTTGTTAGTGGCAAGTTTGTTGACATTAACCTTAGCGGCCAATTCAGTGTTGGGGATCGGAATTTCCATGCTAGGGTATTTCATCGCATTTAATTTTTTAGAGGCGACGATGCCTGCCATGGTTTCGCGCATGGCACCAGCTAACCAAAAAGGCTCTGCGATGGGGGTGTTTTCTTCTGGGCAGTTTTTTGGTGCATTTTTAGGTGGCATGATAGGTGGAATGATTGCATCAATCGAATCCGGGCAAGCAGTGTTTGCCGCAGCGACATTGATTGGGTTAATATGGTTGGCTATCGCATGGGGAATGGTGGTTCCACCGCGCAGTAAATTAATTAGTTTAATCACAGATACAGAAACTGAGCAGCAAGCTGAAGATCTTGCTGCCCGACTGGTTGAGCTCGATGGCGTACTCGAGGCAACTGTGGTGTGGGAAGAAAATCGCACCTATTTAAAAGTGAATGATAAAATATTTAACCTGGAACAAGCTCGTCAGGTTGTTGGTCTGAATTAA
- a CDS encoding EAL domain-containing protein — MKLCLNRYQSMLFYSLNIFCLLMLFFANQQLHSYLLLHQQIQTNTLLNQAEGLPESAQVELFTARHYQKITSTSSYIINSAPQAATVFTVAGQDFKSPSIFSDYWHIFSLLNVFIFALFGLVQYAVLTNFGGKRILLRQLKLTAKPLSFEKITAKKAAKKNVESPLEPLLNNSLLGLSATKYHLFIIVEWQNAKQINKVQLSAICLQLEHSILGQFSELTNCSLKCLRSGRMTITLGEVCSITLNDFEKNLHQLLVTSSLHYQNLIEPRDIKLGVCNYRVNDYESIDQALVYQLAEAALAISKSNTWQHYCRLLYNQSQTQLLAFSAQDILSIVQNRRYLFLFQPVFSLESGDILQHEALMRIRHKELGLLCAKQFMAFIETDNEQKTLDYEVLAHILKIMANETHFSNVTVNINRASLLDFEHLVALISLIQEAKVGNRVALEISLKDLSGQSLALLRALQLLAQAKIAIVLDNIEREFVYKTQLTQLNVRAIKLDINLIHQLEQSLNKQLVIKKIIRVAKAQGVDVYATGVESKMELDLLKKLGVKGAQGHFFAEPLQQLASFSQV; from the coding sequence ATGAAACTCTGCTTAAATCGTTATCAATCTATGTTGTTTTATAGTTTGAATATATTTTGTTTATTGATGCTATTTTTTGCTAACCAACAATTGCATAGTTATTTGCTGCTGCACCAACAAATACAAACAAATACGTTATTAAATCAGGCTGAGGGATTACCTGAATCTGCACAAGTGGAGCTATTCACTGCGCGGCATTACCAAAAAATCACCTCAACTTCGTCATACATTATAAATTCAGCACCTCAAGCAGCAACCGTATTTACTGTTGCTGGGCAAGACTTTAAATCGCCATCTATTTTTTCGGATTATTGGCATATTTTTAGTCTTTTAAATGTATTTATATTTGCTCTTTTTGGTTTAGTTCAATACGCAGTGCTGACTAATTTTGGTGGTAAAAGAATTTTACTTAGGCAGCTTAAGTTAACAGCTAAACCACTAAGTTTTGAAAAGATAACCGCAAAAAAAGCAGCAAAAAAAAATGTTGAATCGCCTTTAGAACCTTTATTAAATAATTCTTTATTGGGTTTAAGCGCTACTAAATATCACTTATTTATTATTGTTGAATGGCAAAATGCTAAACAGATTAATAAGGTGCAGTTAAGCGCTATCTGTTTGCAATTAGAACATTCTATTTTGGGCCAGTTTAGTGAACTAACCAATTGCTCTTTGAAGTGTTTGCGCTCAGGGAGAATGACGATAACGCTAGGTGAAGTATGTTCAATAACCTTAAATGACTTTGAGAAAAACCTACACCAATTGTTGGTTACAAGTAGCTTGCACTATCAAAATTTAATTGAGCCGCGAGATATAAAGTTGGGTGTGTGTAATTATCGAGTAAACGATTATGAATCAATCGATCAGGCTTTGGTTTATCAGTTAGCTGAGGCTGCTTTAGCGATTAGTAAATCAAATACTTGGCAGCATTATTGTCGCTTGCTTTATAACCAATCTCAAACTCAATTACTCGCTTTTAGTGCGCAAGATATATTAAGTATTGTGCAAAATAGGCGCTATTTATTTTTGTTTCAGCCTGTGTTTTCCCTTGAAAGCGGTGATATTTTACAACATGAAGCGTTAATGCGAATTCGTCATAAAGAGCTCGGTTTGCTTTGTGCTAAACAATTTATGGCTTTTATCGAAACGGATAATGAGCAAAAAACGCTCGATTATGAGGTGTTGGCACATATTCTTAAAATTATGGCCAATGAAACTCATTTTTCAAATGTGACCGTTAATATTAATCGCGCTTCACTACTCGATTTTGAGCATTTAGTTGCTCTCATTTCTTTGATTCAAGAAGCTAAAGTTGGAAATCGAGTTGCGCTTGAAATTAGTTTAAAAGATTTATCGGGTCAGTCACTCGCTTTGCTTCGTGCTTTACAATTATTGGCGCAAGCAAAAATTGCTATCGTTTTAGATAATATTGAACGAGAGTTTGTATATAAAACCCAGTTAACTCAATTAAATGTTCGTGCAATTAAGTTAGATATTAATTTGATACATCAATTAGAGCAGAGTTTGAACAAACAGCTTGTTATTAAAAAAATTATACGAGTAGCCAAAGCTCAAGGTGTAGATGTATATGCAACAGGTGTTGAATCAAAGATGGAACTCGATTTATTAAAAAAACTAGGAGTCAAAGGCGCACAAGGGCATTTCTTTGCTGAACCTTTACAGCAGCTAGCATCATTTAGCCAAGTTTAG
- a CDS encoding ion transporter, giving the protein MFESLQLFFQRIDNSKVFQSFIIFVIVVSAISVGAHTYALPVWFENVLLWLDKAITLFFLIEIIIRYVASKGFKDFFSKGWNIFDVIIVVGSLVPLAGSSVFIARLLRIFRVLRLVSMVPELRMLVNALLKAIPRMGHIALLMFVIFYIYAAIGSMLFSDINEVLWRDVSIAMLTLFRVATFEDWTDVMYETMTVYPLSWIYYLSFIFLTAFIFLNMMVGVILEVMNNEHQAFIDEQTPEGDKPATQSQLNEVQKQIGQLTELIKQAPIK; this is encoded by the coding sequence ATGTTTGAGTCGTTGCAGTTATTTTTTCAACGAATTGATAACAGTAAAGTTTTTCAGTCCTTCATTATCTTTGTGATCGTAGTATCTGCCATCAGTGTGGGTGCGCATACTTATGCGTTACCTGTTTGGTTTGAAAATGTACTGTTGTGGTTAGACAAAGCAATTACGCTGTTTTTTCTCATAGAAATCATTATTCGTTATGTTGCATCAAAAGGGTTTAAAGACTTCTTCTCTAAAGGCTGGAATATTTTTGATGTCATTATCGTGGTTGGTAGCTTAGTTCCTTTGGCTGGTTCATCAGTCTTTATTGCTCGTTTGCTTAGAATTTTCAGAGTATTACGATTAGTTTCTATGGTGCCTGAGCTACGAATGCTGGTAAATGCGCTATTAAAAGCTATTCCGAGAATGGGGCATATTGCTTTATTGATGTTTGTTATTTTCTATATTTACGCCGCAATCGGTAGCATGCTGTTTAGTGATATTAATGAAGTGCTGTGGCGAGATGTATCGATTGCCATGTTGACTTTGTTTCGAGTCGCGACGTTCGAAGATTGGACTGATGTCATGTATGAAACAATGACAGTTTATCCATTAAGTTGGATTTATTACCTCAGTTTTATCTTTTTAACGGCATTTATTTTTTTAAATATGATGGTGGGTGTCATTCTGGAAGTGATGAACAACGAACATCAAGCATTTATAGATGAGCAAACGCCAGAGGGTGACAAACCTGCAACACAATCTCAACTCAATGAAGTACAAAAACAAATTGGCCAGTTAACAGAGCTAATTAAGCAGGCACCTATCAAATAA
- a CDS encoding tetratricopeptide repeat protein: protein MSIINKMLKDIEKRKPQPDLELEKTVEVEPIYDYATLGKRAGIGVLLCSVVILAYVFIPQKKASDLSKTQKLNAELAQPVQGDELAIQGSGAAQNASATSSIENQNIQNNSVVNSANSQAGIDDQKIDPNIKTQSSSALAVKVTDEPVGKANKKDQAAQADNEARAVKNKVTPAQAKINVRQISTQERADNWFNKGKEAFKFGLIEDAIIDLDKALTLMPLHIDARSLLAAAYYGRGQLAQADAILRQGLRFNPDVMRWRVLLAKILTEQQSYQSVLPVLSQQFERYANIDFWILKGTAAQQLGENDIALNCFRQLTQLQPEQAKWWLALASASEIAADKYNARRYYMTALQLGGLSPGSQDHAEQRLLYLGAN from the coding sequence ATGAGTATTATCAATAAAATGCTCAAAGATATTGAAAAGAGAAAGCCTCAACCAGATCTTGAGCTTGAAAAAACTGTTGAAGTTGAACCTATTTATGATTATGCCACTTTAGGAAAACGAGCCGGTATTGGGGTTTTACTGTGTAGCGTAGTGATTCTGGCTTATGTATTTATTCCTCAGAAAAAAGCTTCTGATCTATCAAAAACCCAAAAATTGAATGCCGAACTTGCTCAGCCAGTGCAAGGTGATGAATTGGCTATACAGGGCAGCGGGGCAGCGCAAAATGCTAGCGCAACATCATCGATAGAAAATCAGAATATACAGAATAATAGCGTAGTTAATTCCGCTAATAGCCAAGCTGGTATTGACGATCAAAAAATTGATCCAAATATTAAGACTCAATCTTCAAGCGCACTTGCAGTTAAAGTAACCGATGAGCCGGTAGGCAAAGCCAATAAAAAAGATCAAGCTGCACAGGCTGATAATGAAGCTCGCGCAGTGAAAAATAAAGTTACCCCCGCCCAAGCAAAAATTAATGTTCGCCAAATTTCAACACAAGAGCGTGCCGATAACTGGTTTAATAAAGGCAAAGAAGCATTTAAATTTGGTTTAATTGAAGATGCAATTATTGACTTAGATAAAGCATTAACGTTAATGCCACTGCATATTGATGCCAGAAGCTTACTCGCTGCAGCCTATTATGGTCGCGGACAACTCGCTCAAGCCGATGCGATTTTACGCCAAGGTTTACGTTTTAATCCCGATGTGATGCGTTGGCGGGTTCTGTTGGCCAAGATATTAACTGAACAACAAAGTTATCAATCTGTATTGCCAGTTTTAAGTCAGCAATTTGAAAGATATGCCAATATCGATTTTTGGATCTTAAAAGGTACAGCTGCGCAGCAATTGGGTGAAAATGATATTGCCTTAAATTGCTTTCGTCAGTTAACTCAATTACAACCCGAGCAAGCTAAATGGTGGTTAGCCTTAGCGAGTGCCAGTGAAATTGCTGCCGATAAGTATAATGCACGCCGTTATTATATGACCGCTTTGCAACTGGGGGGCTTATCTCCAGGTTCTCAAGATCATGCTGAGCAACGTCTTTTATATCTTGGAGCAAATTAA
- a CDS encoding PilN domain-containing protein, which translates to MKTRINLYLAELRPKKDPLSLNRVTVFLLTLLLVMVLLSSVLKTKVVAQQKMLQNQQQLVAEQQATLTELQTALARKQDKNVLSQQLAQIKAEIQHKQLVMEFISTHEQTILYAEVMEDLARLHDPLIWLTGFKFNNQHIILEGQTDEPAQIPHWLDGLKASSYFSGKLLSEMKFEQRDGVTYFRVASEPVMEAK; encoded by the coding sequence ATGAAAACTAGGATTAACTTATATTTAGCTGAACTTCGTCCAAAAAAAGATCCGTTGAGTTTAAATCGAGTAACGGTATTTTTACTTACTCTTTTGTTGGTTATGGTTTTGCTTTCAAGTGTGCTTAAAACTAAAGTGGTGGCGCAGCAAAAAATGCTACAAAACCAGCAGCAATTAGTAGCAGAACAGCAAGCGACGTTAACTGAATTGCAAACAGCCTTAGCGAGAAAACAAGATAAGAATGTACTGTCGCAACAACTCGCTCAGATAAAAGCTGAAATTCAGCACAAGCAATTAGTTATGGAGTTTATTTCAACCCATGAGCAAACTATTTTATATGCTGAGGTAATGGAAGATTTAGCGCGGCTTCACGATCCTCTTATTTGGTTAACTGGATTTAAATTTAATAATCAGCATATTATTTTAGAAGGGCAAACAGACGAGCCAGCACAAATTCCCCATTGGTTAGATGGGTTAAAAGCATCAAGTTATTTTTCAGGTAAGCTTCTATCCGAAATGAAGTTTGAACAACGTGATGGCGTTACCTATTTTCGAGTTGCTAGCGAGCCAGTTATGGAGGCAAAATGA
- the mshL gene encoding pilus (MSHA type) biogenesis protein MshL: MKLNVKKAFKLAIFPYIALGLVGCEITQKDPDIRPHIADELTSSVAQNAQQKNSAKMPAELTEELLSSVKSNLFAPNELDMKRFEIAANEVDVRSFFASLVDGTPYSVALHPEVEGKISLNLKDVTLDEVIKIVTRMYPLDVFRDGKVVQVLPARMRTESIAVNYLMMKRTGISTVSVVAGGVSQFGQSGSGGSANSGARGNNQNSGANGNQSSGNGNGMSNGSQMNGASIQTSSEFDFWTDLKKALESLVGVDKGRYIIVSPQASLVTVHALPSEIAAMKEFLRLSEESLQRQVILEAKIIEVTLKDDYQQGVNWKEVLGHIGSTDLTFATTASGQIGNTITAGIGGVSSLVFKNADFSGVVSLLSTQGDVQMLSNPRVTATNNQKAVIKVGQDEYFVTEVSSTTVTGNATTTTPEISLTPFFSGIALDVTPQIDKYGSVILHVHPSVTETAEQRKVITLNNEEFVLPLAQSNIRESDTVIRAGSGEIVVIGGLMQTVTTDEESKTPLLGDMPVLGHLFKSVRKRQDKKELIILIKPTVVMADTWQQQQQRSMQLLKSWYSN, encoded by the coding sequence ATGAAATTAAACGTTAAAAAAGCATTTAAATTAGCTATATTTCCTTATATCGCATTGGGTTTAGTGGGCTGTGAAATTACGCAAAAAGACCCAGATATCCGCCCTCATATTGCAGATGAGCTGACATCTTCTGTGGCGCAAAATGCCCAACAAAAAAACTCAGCTAAGATGCCAGCTGAATTAACCGAAGAATTACTCTCATCTGTAAAGTCTAATTTATTCGCGCCTAATGAACTTGATATGAAGCGTTTTGAAATTGCTGCCAATGAAGTCGACGTTAGAAGCTTTTTTGCTAGCTTAGTTGATGGCACACCTTACAGTGTTGCGCTTCATCCTGAAGTAGAAGGAAAAATAAGCCTCAATCTGAAAGATGTTACTCTTGATGAAGTGATTAAAATCGTTACCCGCATGTATCCGCTAGATGTATTTCGTGATGGTAAAGTGGTGCAAGTATTGCCCGCGAGAATGCGAACAGAGTCTATCGCAGTTAATTATTTAATGATGAAGCGCACCGGAATTTCTACCGTCAGTGTGGTTGCTGGTGGCGTGAGTCAGTTTGGTCAAAGTGGCAGCGGAGGCTCAGCAAATTCTGGCGCACGAGGTAATAACCAAAATTCTGGTGCAAACGGTAATCAGAGTTCAGGTAATGGAAATGGCATGAGTAACGGTTCACAAATGAATGGTGCCAGTATTCAGACATCATCAGAATTTGATTTTTGGACTGATTTAAAAAAAGCGCTTGAATCATTAGTTGGCGTAGATAAAGGCCGCTACATCATTGTTAGCCCACAAGCAAGCTTGGTTACTGTACATGCCTTACCAAGTGAAATTGCGGCAATGAAAGAGTTTTTACGTTTAAGTGAAGAAAGTCTGCAGCGCCAAGTTATTTTAGAAGCCAAAATTATTGAAGTAACCTTGAAGGACGATTATCAGCAAGGTGTTAATTGGAAAGAGGTGCTTGGTCATATTGGTAGTACAGATTTAACGTTTGCCACCACAGCTTCGGGGCAAATCGGCAATACTATTACCGCAGGTATTGGTGGTGTCTCTAGTTTGGTCTTTAAAAATGCTGATTTTTCTGGAGTTGTCAGCTTGCTGTCGACTCAAGGTGATGTGCAAATGCTGTCAAATCCTCGAGTTACCGCAACAAACAACCAAAAAGCGGTCATAAAAGTAGGACAAGATGAGTACTTTGTGACTGAGGTTTCTAGCACCACAGTGACAGGTAATGCGACAACCACGACACCTGAAATATCACTAACGCCTTTTTTCTCAGGTATTGCACTGGATGTCACACCACAAATTGATAAATATGGCTCGGTGATTTTACATGTGCACCCATCTGTCACTGAAACAGCAGAGCAACGCAAAGTGATTACCCTTAATAATGAAGAGTTTGTACTGCCTTTGGCGCAAAGTAACATTCGAGAGTCTGATACTGTTATTCGAGCTGGCAGCGGTGAAATCGTAGTGATAGGTGGTTTAATGCAAACCGTGACTACCGATGAGGAATCAAAAACCCCACTCTTAGGTGATATGCCGGTACTTGGGCATTTATTTAAAAGTGTGCGAAAGCGTCAGGATAAAAAAGAGCTCATTATTTTAATCAAACCAACAGTCGTGATGGCTGATACTTGGCAACAACAGCAACAGCGCTCAATGCAGCTGTTAAAAAGTTGGTATTCAAACTAA